The Desulfobotulus mexicanus genome has a segment encoding these proteins:
- a CDS encoding response regulator → MKSSKPFYSVPEAAALCGVSRSTMWTWVKSGSVKAMTTPGGHHRISPEEVERLLGGEGTLPQNNDGVHRVLIVDDDPQMVKILQAKLSRMGIETETAKNGFEAGVKVTEMMPDLVILDLFMPGMDGFEVCQMIKEKKELSGIKVLAMTAFDKKDTEETLLKMGAEACISKALDVESFIEKVMMVLLAPPRSGVRKNHG, encoded by the coding sequence ATGAAATCATCCAAACCCTTTTACAGTGTTCCCGAAGCAGCCGCTCTCTGTGGAGTCAGCCGGTCTACCATGTGGACCTGGGTGAAATCCGGCAGTGTTAAAGCCATGACCACTCCAGGCGGTCATCATCGAATTTCTCCTGAAGAAGTGGAACGTCTTCTTGGTGGAGAGGGAACACTTCCCCAGAATAATGATGGTGTTCACCGGGTACTGATAGTGGATGATGATCCCCAGATGGTAAAGATCCTTCAGGCCAAGCTTTCCCGCATGGGCATAGAAACTGAAACTGCAAAAAACGGCTTTGAAGCCGGTGTAAAAGTTACGGAAATGATGCCAGATCTTGTTATTCTGGATCTTTTTATGCCGGGCATGGATGGATTTGAGGTCTGTCAGATGATTAAAGAAAAAAAGGAGCTGAGTGGTATCAAGGTGCTTGCCATGACTGCCTTTGATAAGAAAGATACGGAAGAGACCCTTTTGAAGATGGGTGCTGAGGCCTGCATATCCAAAGCCCTTGATGTGGAATCTTTTATTGAAAAGGTGATGATGGTTCTGTTGGCTCCGCCCCGGTCAGGTGTCAGAAAAAATCATGGATAG